A region of Maniola jurtina chromosome 7, ilManJurt1.1, whole genome shotgun sequence DNA encodes the following proteins:
- the LOC123866766 gene encoding uncharacterized protein LOC123866766, which translates to MGKVRWGDKKGGYGEHYWDLNHAGHAGNQEEDEYYDDDYNEELQDYPDTEEKADNEREEYYPDASEYERSARPKRENSKTEVLLQRGERNYEEKQWPKLKRANTESTQTERHDIDNL; encoded by the exons GTACGATGGGGTGACAAGAAAGGTGGATACGGGGAGCACTATTGGGATTTGAATCATGCAGGTCACGCTGGAAACCAAGAAGAAGAtgaatattatgatgatgattataatgaAGAGCTACAAGATTATCCAGATACCGAAGAAAAGGCTGACAATGAACGTGAAGAATATTATCCAGATGCATCTGAATATGAGAGAAGTGCGAGACCTAAGAGAGAAAACTCTAAAACTGAAGTGCTATTACAAAGAGGTGAAAGGAACTATGAAGAAAAACAATGGCCTAAACTAAAAAGAGCAAATACTGAATCAACTCAAACTGAAAGACATGATATAG ATAACTtatga